Proteins from a genomic interval of Ralstonia wenshanensis:
- the argJ gene encoding bifunctional glutamate N-acetyltransferase/amino-acid acetyltransferase ArgJ, translating to MAVNLVAPAADSLLPIDGVELGWAEAGVRKANRKDVLLVRIAEGSAVAGVFTQNRFCAAPVQVCREHLASGKGARAIVVNTGNANAGTGAPGLAHARQTCDAVAKLLGVSAEQVLPFSTGVILEPLPVDRIIAGLPAAEANAKPDNWLAAAEAIMTTDTVPKAASATCTLSGKTVRMSGISKGAGMIRPNMATMLGFIATDANVDEAVLQGLVRHAADHSFNSVTVDGDTSTNDSFVVIATGRAGTPRIDSESHPDYAALRDALTGLAQELAQKIVRDGEGATKFMAIQVEGGRNVEECRLIAYAVAHSPLVKTAFYASDPNLGRILAAVGYAGVTDLDVNGVNLWLDDVWVARDGGRNPEYREEDGQRVMKQAEITVRIALGRGDATATVWTCDFSHDYVSINADYRS from the coding sequence ATGGCTGTGAATCTCGTCGCGCCCGCCGCTGACTCACTGTTGCCGATCGACGGCGTGGAACTCGGCTGGGCCGAGGCCGGTGTACGCAAGGCCAATCGCAAGGATGTGCTGCTCGTTCGTATCGCCGAGGGCTCGGCGGTGGCTGGTGTGTTCACGCAGAACCGTTTCTGCGCGGCGCCCGTGCAGGTGTGCCGCGAGCATCTGGCGAGCGGCAAGGGGGCGCGGGCGATCGTTGTGAACACGGGCAACGCGAATGCCGGCACGGGCGCGCCGGGCCTCGCGCATGCACGCCAGACCTGCGATGCCGTGGCCAAGCTGCTGGGCGTGTCGGCGGAGCAGGTGCTGCCGTTTTCCACGGGCGTAATTCTGGAGCCGCTGCCGGTCGACCGCATCATCGCCGGACTGCCTGCGGCTGAGGCGAACGCCAAGCCGGACAACTGGCTGGCCGCCGCAGAGGCCATCATGACCACCGACACCGTACCCAAGGCGGCATCCGCCACGTGCACGCTGTCGGGCAAGACGGTGCGCATGTCGGGCATCAGCAAGGGCGCGGGCATGATCCGTCCGAACATGGCGACGATGCTGGGCTTCATCGCCACCGATGCCAATGTGGACGAAGCTGTGCTGCAAGGTCTGGTGCGCCACGCCGCCGATCATTCGTTCAACAGCGTGACGGTGGACGGCGATACGTCGACCAACGACTCGTTCGTCGTCATCGCGACGGGCCGCGCCGGCACGCCGCGCATCGATTCCGAATCGCACCCTGATTACGCGGCGCTGCGCGATGCGCTGACGGGCCTCGCGCAAGAGCTTGCGCAGAAGATCGTGCGCGACGGCGAGGGGGCGACGAAGTTCATGGCCATCCAGGTCGAGGGCGGCCGCAATGTTGAGGAGTGTCGCCTAATCGCCTATGCGGTCGCGCACTCGCCGCTGGTCAAGACCGCGTTCTACGCTTCGGACCCCAACCTCGGCCGCATCCTGGCGGCCGTCGGCTACGCTGGCGTGACGGACCTTGATGTAAACGGCGTCAACCTGTGGCTCGACGACGTGTGGGTCGCGCGTGACGGTGGCCGCAACCCCGAGTACCGCGAAGAAGACGGCCAGCGTGTGATGAAGCAGGCGGAGATCACCGTGCGCATCGCGCTCGGCCGCGGCGACGCCACCGCCACCGTGTGGACGTGCGACTTCTCGCACGACTACGTGTCGATCAACGCGGACTACCGTTCGTAA